In one window of Plasmodium cynomolgi strain B DNA, scaffold: 1433, whole genome shotgun sequence DNA:
- a CDS encoding hypothetical protein (putative) — protein sequence MRIDFLQIFLVKDGYQLSVHVKNKINWMNFFESIFSHDHDGSLGHGDSRQDAV from the coding sequence ATGAGAATagattttttgcaaattttcctCGTGAAGGACGGATACCAGCTAAGTGTCcatgtcaaaaataaaataaactggATGAATTTTTTCGAGAGCATTTTCTCTCACGATCATGATGGCAGCTTGGGTCATGGCGACAGTAGACAGGATGCCGTAG